In Chloroflexota bacterium, the sequence TGTACGGCATATCTGCTGGAAGGCCGCCAGCGCCTCTGCATCCGTCGCCGAGACATACGTCGCCCTTCCTGATTCTTTCAGATAGCTGTGCTCCGGCCCAACGCCAGGGTAGTCCAGGCCGGCGGAGATGCTGTGCGTCTCGATGATTTGACCCGCCTCATCCTGCAGCAGGTAGGACTTCGCGCCGTGCAGCACGCCCACCTTGCCACCCACCAGCGTCGCCGCGTGCGCCCCCGTCTCCACACCCTTGCCCCCCGCCTCCACGCCGATCAAGCGCACACCCTTCTCTTCGATGAAGGGGTAGAACATCCCCATCGCGTTGCTGCCCCCGCCCACGCAGGCCATCACCACATCCGGCAAGCGCCCCGCCTGCTCCGTAATCTGCCGCTTCGCCTCCGTTCCCACGATGGCCTGGAAATCCCGCACCATCATTGGGTACGGGTGCGGCCCCACCACACTTCCCAGGAGGTAGTATGTGGTGCGGACGTTCGTCACCCAATCGCGGATCGCCTCATTGATGGCATCCTTCAGCGTCCGGCTCCCGCTCTTCACCGGCACAACCTCGGCGCCCAGGAGCCGCATGCGGAAGACGTTGGGTGATTGCCTGCGCATATCCTCTTCGCCCATGTAGACGATGCCCTGGAGCCCCAACATCGCGCACACCGTCGCCGTCGCCACCCCGTGCTGCCCCGCTCCCGTCTCCGCGATGATGCGCCTCTTGCCCATCCGCTTCGCCAGCAGGCCCTGCCCCAGTGCATGGTTGATCTTATGCGCGCCGGTATGCGCCAGGTCCTCCCGCTTCAGATAGATCTGCGCCCCGCCCGCGGCTTCAGAAAGATTCTTGGCATGGTAGAGCGGCGTCGGCCTGCCCACGTAGTGCTTCAGCAGCCCCGCAAGCTCGGCTTGAAAGACCCCATCGTCCTTGATCTCGCGGTAGGCCTGCTCCAGCTCCTCAAGGGCGGGCATCAGCGTCTCCGGCACATACTTGCCGCCGAACTGGCCGAAATGGCCCGCCGGATCGGGAAGTACAGGGGTGGCTGAAGGCTTCTTCATGGCGTAGCCATGATAGCATGAAGGGGCTCAGGCGCGGCGCTTCCCTATCCTTCACGCCGGGCCCGAGGTGGGGACGAGGCGCGCCGCCCTTCCATTGACTTTACCTGACTCAGCATGTATCGTTTTCCTGCTCGGCAAAAGGCCGAAAAAGCACCCACCACCAGGAGGAATCCTGAATGATTACAGTGACCTACGCAGCAAATGAAAAGATCAAGGAAATCATGAAGGAGCAGGGCGAAGAAAACACCGCTCTCCGTGTCATCGTGACCGGCCAAGGCTGTTCGGGCCCCCAGTACATGATGACCCTTGATAACGAGGCCCAGACCGACGACCAGACCTTCGAGTCCATGGGCCTGAAGATCGTTGTGGACCCGGATACCGCCAGCGTCCTGGAAGGCTCCCAGATTGATTACCTGGTCGGCATCGAAAAGTCCGGCTTCGTTATCAGCAACCCAACCTTCAAGATGCAGGGCGGCGGCGGGGGCTGCGGAAGCTGCGGCTGCGGCAAGTAGCCACTACGCAAAGCGTCGTATGATACAGGGAGGCGGAAATCCGCCTCCCTGTTCTTTTTCCCAGGAGCGCTGCCGGTGGTCAAAACGCCGAAATTGCCCCTCTACCTGGACTACATGGCCTCCACGCCCTGTCTCCCGGAAGTCGTCCAGGCCATGCTCCCCTACTTCTCAGAGCGCTTCCACAACCCGCAAAGCGCTCACCCGCCGGGCGAAGAGTCCCTGGAGGCCATCGAGCGGGCGCGCCGCACGCTGGCCCTCCTCATCGGCGCCCCTTCGCCAAAGGACCTCTTCTTCACCTCTGGCGCGACTGAGTCCAACAATTGGGCGCTCAAAGGCATCCTCCAGCTGCCAAATCGTCGCGGCAGCCATATCCTCATCTCTCAGATCGAGCACCTCTCCATCACCCACCCCTGCAAGTCCCTTGAGCGCCAGGACGTCACCGCCACCCAGGTCGCAGTGGATAGGCTCGGCCGCGTCAGTCCCGATGCGGTGAAAAAGGCCATCCGAACGGAGACAGCCCTCGTCTCCATCACCCATGCTAGCAACGAGGTCGGCACACTGGAGCCTATCGCTGACATCGCCCAGGTCTGCCGCAAAGCCGGCGTCCCCCTCCACGTAGACGCCTCGAACACCGTGGGCATCGTTCCCATCAGCGTCGCCCAGCTCGGCTGCGACCTGATGACCATCTCGCCCCATATGTTCTATGGGCCAAAGGGCATCGGCGCCCTCTACGTGCGCCGCGGCCTACGCCTGCCGCCCCTCATCGAAGGCGGCACCCAAGAAGAGGGCCGGCGCGCAGGGACGGAGAACGTCCCCGCCATCGTCGGCCTCGGCGTCGCCTGCGAGTTGGCCCTTCGCGATATGGCCTCCCGCGCGCGCCGCTTCACCGCCCTCCGCGACCGCCTCATCTCGGGCCTGCGCCCCCTAAAGGGCCTTCACCTCACCGGCGACCTGGCGAACCGCCTCCCCCATCACGTCAGTTGCGTCATAGACGGCGTCGAAAGCGAAACGATCCTCCAAGCCCTCGCACTGGATGACCAGGTCTACGCCGCCAGCGGAACCGCCTGCTCCGCCAAGGCCAAACAGCCCAGCTACGTCCTCCAGGCCCTAGGCTATAGCGAACAGCACGCCTCTGGCTCCCTCGTCTTCTCCCTCGGCCTCGAAACCACGGAGAATGAGATAGACTATCTGCTGGACGTCCTGCCCAAGGCCATCGTCCGCGTCCGCTCACTCTCCACAAACCATTGAACATGCGCGCCAAGAAGATACCCAAACAGCCCCTCCCCAAGCCCGATGAGACGCTGGATGCCTTGGGCCTCTTTTGCCCCGTTCCCGTCTGGGAGGCGGCCAAGCACATCATCGAGATGAAGCCCGGCCAAGTGCTGGAGCTTCTCTCCGATGACGAAGGAATCACGGAAGATATGCCCGCCTGGTGCCGGCGGACAGGCCATCTCCTCCTCGCCATCGAGGAGGATGCCGAAGATGCGGGCGTCTACCACGTCTACGTACGCAAGGCCGGGAAGTAGCGCCCCGTGCTGGACCGCATCGAACACAGCCTCCTGGACTTCATCCAGAACGTCTATGACACCCTAGGCTGGCCCGGCGTCATCCTGCTCATGGCCATCGAAAGCGCCTGCATCCCGCTCCCCAGCGAGCTCATCATGCCCCTCG encodes:
- the trpB gene encoding tryptophan synthase subunit beta, with the translated sequence MKKPSATPVLPDPAGHFGQFGGKYVPETLMPALEELEQAYREIKDDGVFQAELAGLLKHYVGRPTPLYHAKNLSEAAGGAQIYLKREDLAHTGAHKINHALGQGLLAKRMGKRRIIAETGAGQHGVATATVCAMLGLQGIVYMGEEDMRRQSPNVFRMRLLGAEVVPVKSGSRTLKDAINEAIRDWVTNVRTTYYLLGSVVGPHPYPMMVRDFQAIVGTEAKRQITEQAGRLPDVVMACVGGGSNAMGMFYPFIEEKGVRLIGVEAGGKGVETGAHAATLVGGKVGVLHGAKSYLLQDEAGQIIETHSISAGLDYPGVGPEHSYLKESGRATYVSATDAEALAAFQQICRTEGIIPALEPSHAIAHAVKLAKTLGKDKIILVNLSGRGDKDIFTVADALGIKI
- a CDS encoding iron-sulfur cluster assembly accessory protein, with product MITVTYAANEKIKEIMKEQGEENTALRVIVTGQGCSGPQYMMTLDNEAQTDDQTFESMGLKIVVDPDTASVLEGSQIDYLVGIEKSGFVISNPTFKMQGGGGGCGSCGCGK
- a CDS encoding cysteine desulfurase — translated: MVKTPKLPLYLDYMASTPCLPEVVQAMLPYFSERFHNPQSAHPPGEESLEAIERARRTLALLIGAPSPKDLFFTSGATESNNWALKGILQLPNRRGSHILISQIEHLSITHPCKSLERQDVTATQVAVDRLGRVSPDAVKKAIRTETALVSITHASNEVGTLEPIADIAQVCRKAGVPLHVDASNTVGIVPISVAQLGCDLMTISPHMFYGPKGIGALYVRRGLRLPPLIEGGTQEEGRRAGTENVPAIVGLGVACELALRDMASRARRFTALRDRLISGLRPLKGLHLTGDLANRLPHHVSCVIDGVESETILQALALDDQVYAASGTACSAKAKQPSYVLQALGYSEQHASGSLVFSLGLETTENEIDYLLDVLPKAIVRVRSLSTNH
- a CDS encoding sulfurtransferase TusA family protein yields the protein MRAKKIPKQPLPKPDETLDALGLFCPVPVWEAAKHIIEMKPGQVLELLSDDEGITEDMPAWCRRTGHLLLAIEEDAEDAGVYHVYVRKAGK